Below is a window of Cytophaga hutchinsonii ATCC 33406 DNA.
AGGCAAAGTAGGTTTCAGAGAAGGTATGTATATGGCAAGCGCCGATGAAATATACATTACAGTTAAAGGTAAGGGCGGCCATGCTGCCATGCCGGATAAAAATGTAGATCCTATTTTAATTGCATCACATATTATTGTAGCACTTCAGCAAGTGATCAGCAGAAATTGCGACCCGCGTATTCCCGCTGTTTTATCATTTGGTAAAATTACAGGTATGGGTGCAACCAATGTAATTCCGGACGAAGTAAAGATTGAAGGCACATTCCGGACACTGAATGAAGAGTGGAGAGCAGAGGCAAAGCAGCGCATTAAAAAAATGGCTGAAGGTATTGCAGAATCCATGGGTGCAACGTGCGAGATAGATATAAAAGATGGATATCCATTTTTAAAGAATGCTCCTGCACTGGCTAAAAGGATGCGCGAAGCAGCGATAGATTTTTTAGGCAGCGAAAATGTATTGGATTTAGATTTGTGGATGGCTGCAGAAGATTTTGCCTACTATTCGCAAAAAATTGACGCGTGTTTTTATCGATTAGGAATCCGTAACGACGAGCGCGGTATTACTTCAGGCGTCCATACCCCAACGTTCGATATTGACGAAACGGCATTGCAGACAGGAACAGGTTTAATGGCATGGTTGGCGTTGGAAGAACTGAAGGTAAATAATGCCAATTTATAAACGGTTATTATATAATACATGAATATTTTTTTATTGTCAGATATAAGAGATTTTTTTAGTGTGCTATTTTTTATATTTATTCTTATTACAGGCCTTGGATGCGGCATGTACTACAGTACTACTGTTGATAAATCATGGAAACCGAAATTTCATAAGTTATGGTTTATTGCAGTTCCAGCATTTATTTTAATAATAAGCCTATTGATTAGTGTTATAATCGATGATTTAAAAGAATTTTTAATCAGGAAAGAAATAAGTAACAAGATTATGATGCTTGATAAGGATCCCAAAGCCAGTTTGTATATCAACGATACAATTACATCATCATTAAAAAATAAATTGAATTCAGCGTTGAATTATAGAGAAAAATTTCATAATCATAATGGAGCAGCAAGAATAGGGCAAATAAAAATAAATTATAAATCAGAAAAAGATTCGTTGCTTTTATACATATATCAGGATTCAATGTATGAAAATTTTTATTGGCTATTTTACCCTAAATACAATAACAATACTGGTTCAATACAAACTAGTTTATTTGAACCCTTTAATTATTTAAAAAAGAAAAGATAGACTGTAATCTTTCAACTTGTCACGTCCGGAGATACAAATCCTCCACTTTTTTTCTTGCCCACGGAGTCTTGCGCAAAAAAGCCAGGCTCGACTTTATACTCGGATTAATATTGAAGCAATTGATTGTGATTCTTTTTCCCAATTCTTCCCATCCATATTCAGCAACCAACTCATTCAAAATCATTTCGAGCGTTTTGCCATGCATTGGATTGTTAACTTGTTCGGATGACATAGATTAATTGTAGTGAGGAGATCAGGCTGAAAGCCTGTAATAA
It encodes the following:
- a CDS encoding M20 metallopeptidase family protein codes for the protein MELKQRIHQLAAAISTEVIGYRRHIHANPELSFEEYNTCRYVSGLLTSFGVKHETGIAGTGVVALIEGKNPTSKVIALRADMDALPIEEKNDVPYKSTNIGVMHACGHDVHTSSLLGTAKILSQVTDQFEGTIKLIFQPGEEKFPGGASLMINEGVLENPAPANIIGQHVMALIPAGKVGFREGMYMASADEIYITVKGKGGHAAMPDKNVDPILIASHIIVALQQVISRNCDPRIPAVLSFGKITGMGATNVIPDEVKIEGTFRTLNEEWRAEAKQRIKKMAEGIAESMGATCEIDIKDGYPFLKNAPALAKRMREAAIDFLGSENVLDLDLWMAAEDFAYYSQKIDACFYRLGIRNDERGITSGVHTPTFDIDETALQTGTGLMAWLALEELKVNNANL
- a CDS encoding VF530 family DNA-binding protein, giving the protein MSSEQVNNPMHGKTLEMILNELVAEYGWEELGKRITINCFNINPSIKSSLAFLRKTPWARKKVEDLYLRT